In the genome of Paenibacillus sp. FSL R5-0766, one region contains:
- the addA gene encoding helicase-exonuclease AddAB subunit AddA, with product MTNMPKPEGSFWSDDQWSAISESGEDILVAAAAGSGKTAVLVERIIRKIADPSQGFSVDRLLVATFTKAAAAEMKQRIREALERALEEQPGEEHLRKQLSLLGRASITTLHSFCMEVIRRYYQQIPLNPAFRILNENEAEIMRQELLEELFEEKYGEEDEGSTFRELVDWFSGERNDDAMHRLVQRLYDFSRSHSWPDHWLSEMASAFQVESVEALGHSAWVQSILRDAALALSGAAGLLRQGIHISMQPEGPAPYADTLKEDLVMVEELLSAAQVMPWEKLPEVFQPAAFGKLKPCKKDQTDPALQDQVKELREAAKKAVSDLKGSLFGRSAFLFWQELEQAAPLMQELSRLVSTFGERYRQAKQERGQVDFSDLEHYCLHILRHEDSTPELSMPSDAAMEYRSRFDEVLLDEYQDTNTVQEDIVKLISRENPGNRFMVGDVKQSIYRFRLAEPGLFMNKYRQYGVSTCEDGMVEDRLSRTGQRIDLARNFRSRAEVVHSVNMIFRQLMNEGVAEIAYDERAQLAYGATFPSETLGDKAYTPELMLIDRQGGGPDLTESTDENGDVSVSAELESAELETAQLEARAIARRIREMVGDTDKPALHVYDKALQTMRPARYGDMVILLRSTLMWAPLMIEEFRQQGIPAGGEQSKGYFQATEVEIMMSLLQLVDNPRQDIPLASVLRSPIVGLDEEELAQIRLGDKRQSFYDAVISAAGDWSDSSTNAVQQSRQDKHPDSNIVQLQWPEAWSEMEQGQRETAASVEAEILDDVYESDVHTLHTDGMQDAGVAGHASEDLGITEISGSELQQKLIRFIRQLEQWRLEARQGSLSELIWRMYRETGYLDWVGGLPGGLQRQSNLKALYDRARQYEESTANRGLFRFLTYVSRLRENGGDLGTVTSSSGEQDNAVRIMTIHRSKGLEFPIVFVGGISKMFNQQDLNAPFLMHKELGFGPRFVDRENRVTYPTLANLAIRRRAQFELLAEEMRVLYVALTRPKEKMILLGTVKDAAKKALAWSQVKDSPELALPDYLLAAGRSYLDWIGPSLMRHPDAVVLRELAGSNDSFSACLADDQSRWAISIISADQVSRDHVVDQTLGDEDGMNEVRKERIAALKAVQPVKLITSSTVEELTKIAQDTANQNIEDEGADTVALQQEETRLINEVDQRLSWTYPYEAATQVAASTSVTELKTLLAMQDIQSVEVMEELGEQSETLLDYNTPGINYTQNEAGHVLRGVSDESNERETGSGSDSNRTVNVPDAGSVGTSFKLHLRRPKFMEATQLTGAGRGNVYHTLMQHLPIDGSSVDSQLIEQTIERLIKLQILLPHHAAAIEPEELAGFFNTEPGNELLRAAWVKREIPFVYGLPAHQSPVEWLHERAANSDIQMLKEDSKMQATIENETVLVQGIIDCLYEVDGELVLLDYKTDRVLEHRGGLDELTKNYRFQLDLYGRAIEDILGRKVDRKWLYFFDGGHAVEL from the coding sequence ATGACGAATATGCCAAAACCGGAGGGTAGCTTCTGGAGTGATGACCAGTGGAGTGCCATCTCGGAAAGCGGAGAAGACATTCTGGTTGCCGCAGCGGCGGGATCAGGCAAGACAGCCGTGCTGGTTGAACGAATTATTCGCAAGATCGCAGATCCCTCCCAAGGATTCAGTGTAGATCGTTTACTTGTAGCCACGTTTACCAAAGCGGCGGCCGCCGAGATGAAACAACGGATTCGGGAAGCGCTGGAACGTGCGCTTGAAGAACAGCCTGGAGAAGAGCATCTGCGTAAGCAGCTGTCGCTGCTTGGACGGGCATCTATTACAACGCTGCATTCATTCTGTATGGAAGTCATTCGCCGTTACTATCAGCAAATTCCGTTGAACCCGGCTTTTCGTATATTGAATGAAAATGAAGCGGAGATCATGCGCCAGGAACTGCTTGAAGAACTATTTGAGGAAAAGTATGGCGAAGAAGATGAAGGTAGTACATTCCGCGAATTGGTCGACTGGTTCAGTGGAGAACGAAATGATGATGCGATGCATCGACTGGTGCAACGATTGTATGATTTCTCCCGCAGTCATTCCTGGCCGGATCATTGGCTGTCAGAGATGGCATCTGCTTTTCAGGTGGAAAGTGTGGAGGCACTTGGACATTCAGCATGGGTTCAGAGTATTTTGCGTGATGCGGCTCTTGCTTTGAGTGGTGCAGCAGGACTACTCCGTCAAGGTATTCATATTTCCATGCAGCCTGAAGGTCCGGCACCTTATGCAGATACGTTAAAAGAAGATCTGGTGATGGTGGAAGAGCTGCTGTCTGCGGCCCAGGTTATGCCATGGGAGAAGTTGCCTGAAGTGTTTCAACCCGCTGCATTTGGCAAACTGAAACCCTGCAAAAAGGATCAAACGGACCCTGCTTTACAGGATCAGGTGAAGGAACTCCGGGAGGCTGCGAAAAAGGCCGTTTCCGACCTGAAAGGTTCATTGTTCGGAAGAAGTGCTTTTTTGTTCTGGCAGGAGCTGGAGCAAGCGGCACCACTCATGCAGGAACTGTCGAGGCTGGTTAGTACGTTTGGAGAACGTTATCGACAGGCCAAGCAGGAACGGGGGCAAGTTGACTTCAGTGATCTGGAGCATTACTGTCTTCACATTTTGCGGCATGAGGATTCAACGCCTGAACTGTCGATGCCTTCCGATGCGGCTATGGAGTACCGTTCGCGATTCGATGAAGTGTTGCTTGATGAATATCAGGACACCAATACGGTTCAGGAAGATATCGTGAAGCTCATCTCCAGAGAAAACCCGGGTAACCGATTCATGGTCGGTGATGTCAAGCAGAGTATCTACCGTTTCCGTTTGGCTGAGCCGGGTCTGTTTATGAACAAGTATCGCCAATATGGAGTGAGCACATGCGAAGATGGAATGGTGGAAGATCGTCTGAGTCGTACAGGTCAACGTATTGATCTTGCACGGAATTTCCGCAGCCGTGCGGAAGTCGTGCATTCAGTCAATATGATATTCCGGCAACTCATGAACGAAGGTGTGGCAGAGATTGCTTACGATGAACGAGCTCAACTGGCATATGGGGCTACGTTCCCGTCAGAAACACTTGGTGATAAGGCGTATACACCTGAACTTATGCTGATCGATCGTCAGGGCGGTGGTCCTGATCTGACAGAGAGTACGGATGAGAATGGGGATGTATCAGTCTCCGCAGAACTGGAGAGTGCCGAACTTGAAACGGCCCAGTTGGAGGCGCGGGCGATCGCAAGGCGTATTCGTGAGATGGTTGGGGATACGGATAAACCTGCCCTCCATGTATATGACAAAGCCCTGCAAACGATGCGCCCGGCACGTTACGGTGACATGGTCATCTTGCTGCGTTCGACCTTGATGTGGGCTCCGCTCATGATTGAGGAATTCAGACAGCAGGGAATTCCTGCTGGAGGAGAGCAGAGCAAGGGCTATTTTCAGGCTACAGAAGTGGAAATCATGATGTCTCTGCTTCAGCTTGTTGATAATCCAAGGCAGGATATTCCGCTTGCTTCCGTGCTTCGTTCCCCGATTGTCGGACTGGATGAAGAGGAACTGGCACAGATTCGGCTCGGTGACAAAAGACAGTCATTCTATGATGCGGTTATATCGGCTGCGGGAGATTGGAGCGATTCCTCCACTAATGCTGTACAACAATCCCGGCAGGATAAGCATCCTGATTCCAATATCGTCCAGTTGCAGTGGCCGGAAGCCTGGTCAGAGATGGAACAGGGACAGCGGGAGACAGCAGCTTCAGTCGAGGCAGAGATCCTGGATGATGTCTATGAATCCGATGTGCATACATTGCATACAGATGGAATGCAAGATGCTGGTGTTGCGGGACATGCAAGTGAGGATTTGGGCATAACGGAGATCTCAGGCTCGGAATTACAGCAAAAGTTAATTCGTTTTATACGTCAATTGGAGCAGTGGAGACTTGAGGCAAGGCAAGGCAGTCTAAGTGAACTGATCTGGCGTATGTATCGGGAAACCGGTTATTTGGACTGGGTTGGTGGTCTTCCAGGAGGACTGCAACGTCAAAGTAATCTTAAGGCATTGTACGATCGCGCACGACAATATGAGGAATCAACTGCGAATCGCGGCTTGTTCCGTTTCCTGACCTATGTTTCCAGACTGCGGGAAAACGGGGGAGACCTCGGGACTGTAACAAGTAGCTCTGGTGAGCAGGATAACGCCGTACGTATCATGACCATTCACCGGAGTAAGGGTTTGGAGTTTCCAATTGTCTTTGTCGGTGGCATATCCAAGATGTTTAATCAGCAGGACTTGAACGCACCGTTTCTAATGCATAAGGAACTGGGGTTTGGTCCGAGGTTTGTGGATCGTGAGAACCGGGTTACCTATCCTACATTAGCCAATCTGGCGATTCGTCGTCGTGCGCAATTTGAACTGCTTGCTGAAGAGATGCGTGTGCTGTATGTTGCGTTGACCCGTCCCAAAGAGAAAATGATTCTGCTGGGTACCGTAAAAGATGCCGCGAAAAAAGCGCTCGCGTGGTCTCAGGTCAAGGATAGTCCTGAACTGGCATTGCCAGACTATCTGCTTGCTGCTGGACGGAGTTACCTGGACTGGATTGGACCATCCCTGATGAGACATCCAGATGCGGTTGTGCTGCGTGAACTTGCTGGAAGCAATGATTCGTTCTCAGCCTGTCTTGCAGATGATCAATCACGATGGGCGATCTCTATTATTTCCGCTGATCAGGTATCCCGTGACCATGTGGTGGATCAGACACTCGGAGATGAAGACGGGATGAATGAGGTACGGAAAGAACGAATTGCTGCCCTAAAAGCCGTTCAGCCTGTGAAGTTGATTACATCCTCAACGGTAGAAGAGCTGACGAAGATTGCACAAGATACGGCTAACCAAAACATTGAAGATGAAGGTGCAGATACAGTAGCTCTTCAACAAGAGGAGACACGGCTGATCAACGAGGTTGATCAACGCCTTTCATGGACGTATCCCTATGAAGCAGCAACTCAAGTAGCAGCCAGTACATCTGTCACGGAGTTGAAAACGTTACTTGCGATGCAGGACATCCAGTCCGTAGAGGTGATGGAGGAACTGGGAGAGCAGTCAGAGACATTATTGGATTATAACACCCCAGGAATCAATTACACCCAAAATGAAGCAGGCCATGTACTACGTGGCGTATCCGATGAATCTAACGAGCGTGAGACTGGATCAGGGTCAGATTCAAACCGTACGGTGAACGTTCCGGATGCGGGATCTGTGGGTACGTCTTTCAAACTGCATCTGCGTCGTCCGAAATTCATGGAGGCAACGCAGCTGACAGGGGCAGGACGGGGGAACGTGTATCATACGTTGATGCAGCATCTTCCTATAGATGGATCATCTGTTGATTCACAGCTTATTGAACAGACGATTGAGCGGTTGATTAAGCTTCAGATTTTGCTGCCCCATCATGCTGCGGCTATCGAACCTGAAGAACTGGCCGGATTTTTCAATACAGAACCAGGGAATGAATTATTGCGTGCAGCGTGGGTGAAACGGGAAATTCCGTTTGTGTATGGACTTCCGGCACACCAGTCTCCAGTGGAATGGCTTCATGAACGGGCGGCGAACTCAGATATACAGATGTTAAAAGAAGATAGCAAAATGCAGGCAACGATTGAAAATGAAACCGTGCTTGTACAGGGGATTATCGATTGTCTGTATGAGGTGGACGGCGAGCTTGTCTTGCTTGATTACAAGACGGATCGGGTGTTGGAGCATCGTGGTGGTTTGGATGAACTCACCAAAAATTATCGCTTCCAGCTAGATCTGTATGGACGGGCCATTGAAGATATATTGGGACGGAAAGTTGACCGGAAATGGCTGTACTTTTTTGATGGTGGACATGCAGTGGAATTGTAA
- a CDS encoding Na/Pi symporter: MFRDVILPLLYGLIIFFGGMKLMETALQRMAGPMLAGWLNRATSAPWKGMAFSAGATALLQSSTAVTVLTIGLANARLITYGRTLGIILGTNIGTCLTTELVGLQIGRASLPLLVLSLTGWALFVVLGERNLAAPERTRQTLFNIQYSFLAAAGFALVMTGIQVMQSIALPLRSMGVFQWFLDRSADSLWWGFLAGACLTALIHSSAAVISMAITLAATGVLPVEIGIAIVIGSNVGTCITAVIAAAGGASAGKFVAASHVVLNIAGALLFMPLIGQLHAASAWLSADNGAQIAHAQTLFNITSSLLALPFCYLPIWHKKPPVHAPAAKSPVA, encoded by the coding sequence ATGTTTAGAGATGTTATATTGCCCCTACTCTATGGGCTTATTATCTTTTTTGGTGGCATGAAGCTGATGGAAACGGCCTTGCAGCGCATGGCTGGGCCCATGTTGGCGGGTTGGCTCAATCGGGCTACCTCTGCTCCATGGAAAGGCATGGCCTTCAGTGCAGGTGCAACGGCCCTGTTACAGAGCAGTACTGCGGTCACCGTACTCACCATTGGACTGGCTAATGCCAGATTAATTACCTATGGACGCACACTTGGAATCATCCTCGGCACCAACATCGGGACATGCCTGACAACGGAGCTGGTGGGACTGCAGATCGGCCGTGCTTCCCTGCCGCTACTCGTCCTGTCTCTAACGGGCTGGGCCCTGTTTGTTGTTCTTGGTGAACGCAATCTGGCCGCTCCTGAACGTACGCGACAGACTCTGTTTAACATCCAGTACAGCTTCCTCGCAGCTGCGGGATTTGCACTTGTTATGACAGGCATTCAAGTGATGCAATCCATTGCCTTACCCTTGCGGAGCATGGGCGTATTTCAATGGTTTCTCGACCGCTCGGCCGACAGCTTGTGGTGGGGCTTCCTGGCAGGTGCCTGTCTGACAGCGCTCATTCACAGCAGCGCAGCTGTCATTAGCATGGCGATTACGCTCGCAGCCACAGGAGTATTACCTGTGGAGATCGGCATCGCCATTGTGATCGGGTCCAATGTGGGGACCTGCATCACCGCTGTGATTGCTGCCGCGGGCGGAGCATCCGCAGGCAAATTTGTCGCAGCCTCCCATGTTGTATTAAACATTGCAGGAGCGCTGCTGTTTATGCCGCTGATCGGCCAGCTGCATGCAGCTTCGGCCTGGCTGTCAGCGGACAACGGGGCACAGATTGCGCATGCCCAGACCCTTTTTAACATCACCAGTTCACTGCTTGCTTTGCCATTCTGTTACTTGCCAATCTGGCACAAAAAACCACCGGTCCACGCCCCCGCGGCGAAGTCACCCGTGGCTTGA
- the addB gene encoding helicase-exonuclease AddAB subunit AddB, whose product MSVRFVIGRAGSGKSSLITREITTLLQQEPQGKPLILLVPEQSSFRTEQALVSSGAIKGTMRAEVLGFRRLAYRVMQEAGGSARIPIGAEGKKMLLYKVIQRRKEELKLFGASGSQLGFIGELNDLYSEFKRYEVDPSLLEEGLSGGNTSSTSPILEDKLHDLNLIYRDYEQELTHLYIDDEDTLTELTDRLSESALLQDAQIWIDGFQGFTPQEMSVIGRLMLQSSSVTIALTLDRPYDHGALPGELELFYPTASAYARLKGMADELGIPSDITVLDSEIPPRYKDRPGLAHLEAGFDRRIRWKSEGLDSGIRLVAAENRRAEMEGALREMRRLAQNEGARYRDMAVLVRQLDTYADIAEPLFRDYGVPVFLDRRRNELHHPLSEFIRSALDIVRRHWRYEDVFRCVKTDLLLPRDGSITREDMDQLENYVLACGIHGYRWTDGKPWKYVPSLSLEDNGQDGRSRGRDQMLSLMESCRTVITDSLGVFEKRMKKAKTAKAQCEALYRLLEDAEIPWKLENMSAEAKAQGDPERSREHRQMWGAVLDLLDQMVDMMGNERLDITLFAGMIETGLTELKLGLVPPALDQVLVGSMDRTRLQDIKYVFILGAVDGELPAVPQDDGVLTELERALLTERGVALGPGATRQMLDERFLIYTALTAASSQLWLSYPVADDEGKALLPSEIVRHARKMFGLQEQPLLAQPPVANSEEAHWSYVTHPGQSLSALIGQLRKWRRGEDIPEMWWAVYNWHVSRETSRPQLERLMGSIFYRNRALPLRTATSRRLYGTEVRTSVSRMERFVACPFSHFASHGLRLKERQLYRLQAPDIGQLFHAALSQLAMRLREENRSWGSLTPDQCRQEAEQTVEQIAPQLQGEILLSTKRYGYIFRKLKDIVSRASVILGEQSRRGSFEPIGLELDFGPDKTLPPLRFELENGCVMEIVGRIDRVDVAEGENGLLLRVIDYKSSQTDLKLHEVYYGLSLQMLTYLEVLLSAAEEWLGETAMPGGTLYFHVHNPLLQSANGMTSEQAGQELLKRFKMKGLLLADRDAIAQMDNTLDKGYSAIIPVALKADGSFYSSAAVATPEQWDTLLASVRSNIRQIGTRITDGDVAIEPYRIQQEVACTFCPYKPVCQFDENIEGNEYNLLSKPGKQQIWDMLSHNKGGETS is encoded by the coding sequence ATGTCCGTTCGTTTTGTTATTGGCCGGGCAGGCAGCGGCAAAAGCTCGCTGATTACCCGGGAAATTACAACCCTGCTTCAACAAGAACCGCAAGGTAAACCTTTGATTTTACTCGTTCCGGAACAGAGTTCCTTTCGCACAGAGCAGGCATTGGTGTCTTCTGGAGCAATTAAAGGTACCATGCGTGCAGAAGTGCTCGGCTTTCGCCGTTTAGCCTATCGTGTAATGCAGGAAGCAGGTGGTTCTGCTCGTATTCCGATCGGAGCCGAAGGCAAAAAGATGCTGCTCTACAAGGTCATCCAGCGCCGTAAGGAAGAATTGAAGTTGTTTGGTGCATCCGGCAGCCAGCTGGGTTTTATAGGTGAATTAAATGACTTATATAGTGAATTTAAACGTTATGAAGTTGATCCATCATTGCTGGAAGAAGGGCTGTCTGGAGGGAATACCTCATCCACTTCGCCGATTCTGGAGGACAAGTTGCATGACTTGAATCTGATATATCGTGACTATGAACAGGAACTGACCCATTTATATATTGATGATGAAGACACGTTGACTGAGCTGACAGATCGTTTGTCGGAAAGTGCATTGCTGCAGGATGCCCAGATCTGGATTGATGGCTTTCAGGGATTCACGCCACAGGAGATGAGTGTGATCGGTCGGCTGATGTTGCAGTCCTCTTCCGTGACGATTGCACTGACACTGGATCGTCCTTATGATCACGGCGCACTGCCTGGAGAACTGGAACTGTTCTATCCCACAGCGAGTGCCTATGCGCGCCTGAAAGGGATGGCTGACGAACTGGGTATACCGAGTGATATAACCGTGCTAGATTCGGAGATTCCACCGAGATACAAAGATCGTCCGGGACTTGCTCATCTGGAGGCTGGTTTCGACCGGCGAATTCGTTGGAAAAGTGAAGGCCTTGATTCCGGAATCCGACTGGTTGCAGCGGAAAACCGACGAGCTGAGATGGAGGGGGCACTGCGTGAGATGCGGCGCCTGGCACAAAACGAAGGTGCGCGTTACCGGGATATGGCAGTACTTGTCCGGCAGTTGGATACCTACGCTGATATAGCTGAACCTCTATTCAGGGATTATGGCGTACCCGTCTTTCTGGACCGCAGAAGAAATGAACTTCATCATCCATTGTCCGAGTTTATCCGTTCTGCACTGGATATTGTTCGGCGCCACTGGCGTTACGAGGATGTATTTCGCTGTGTCAAAACGGATCTGCTACTTCCGCGTGATGGTTCCATCACTCGTGAAGATATGGACCAGCTTGAGAATTATGTACTGGCTTGTGGTATTCACGGGTATCGCTGGACTGATGGCAAACCATGGAAGTATGTACCAAGCCTGTCGCTGGAAGACAACGGTCAGGATGGCCGTAGTCGAGGACGGGACCAGATGCTTTCTCTAATGGAGAGCTGCCGAACGGTCATTACAGATTCCTTGGGTGTTTTTGAGAAACGAATGAAAAAGGCAAAGACAGCCAAAGCCCAGTGCGAGGCACTATACAGATTGCTGGAAGATGCTGAGATCCCATGGAAGCTGGAGAACATGTCTGCTGAAGCTAAGGCTCAAGGTGACCCCGAACGGTCGAGAGAACATCGGCAGATGTGGGGAGCTGTGCTGGATTTATTGGATCAGATGGTTGATATGATGGGGAATGAACGGCTGGATATCACGCTGTTTGCCGGGATGATTGAGACCGGATTGACGGAACTGAAGCTGGGTCTGGTACCACCAGCACTTGATCAGGTATTGGTTGGTTCCATGGACCGTACACGCCTTCAGGACATCAAATACGTATTTATCCTTGGCGCCGTTGATGGTGAATTACCTGCCGTACCTCAGGATGATGGCGTATTAACGGAACTGGAAAGAGCGTTACTGACAGAAAGAGGCGTGGCGCTTGGACCAGGAGCAACAAGACAGATGCTGGATGAACGTTTCCTGATCTATACGGCACTTACAGCGGCAAGCAGCCAGTTGTGGCTGAGTTACCCGGTTGCTGATGATGAGGGGAAAGCACTGCTTCCTTCCGAGATTGTCCGCCATGCACGGAAAATGTTTGGTCTCCAAGAACAGCCATTACTCGCTCAACCACCGGTTGCGAACTCGGAAGAAGCGCATTGGTCCTATGTCACCCATCCAGGTCAGAGTCTGTCTGCGCTCATTGGACAATTGCGCAAATGGCGCCGTGGAGAAGACATCCCTGAAATGTGGTGGGCGGTCTACAATTGGCATGTATCTCGAGAGACAAGCAGACCTCAGCTGGAGCGGTTGATGGGATCGATCTTTTATCGTAATCGGGCATTGCCACTACGTACAGCTACCAGTCGCAGACTGTATGGTACAGAGGTGAGGACGAGTGTCTCGCGAATGGAGCGGTTCGTTGCTTGTCCGTTCTCCCATTTTGCTTCGCACGGGCTGCGTCTCAAAGAACGGCAATTATACCGCCTTCAGGCTCCTGATATCGGACAGCTGTTTCATGCTGCACTAAGCCAGCTGGCTATGCGGTTGCGTGAAGAAAATCGTAGTTGGGGCAGCTTGACTCCAGACCAATGTCGTCAGGAAGCCGAGCAAACGGTGGAGCAGATTGCACCACAGCTGCAAGGGGAGATTTTGCTAAGCACCAAGCGATACGGTTATATTTTCCGCAAATTGAAGGACATTGTTAGCCGGGCATCCGTTATTCTCGGTGAACAGTCCAGACGTGGAAGTTTTGAACCGATTGGGCTGGAACTTGATTTTGGACCGGATAAAACACTGCCGCCACTACGTTTTGAACTGGAGAACGGATGTGTGATGGAGATCGTGGGTCGGATTGACCGTGTGGATGTGGCAGAAGGCGAGAATGGTCTGCTTTTGCGTGTCATTGACTATAAATCAAGCCAGACGGACCTCAAGTTACATGAAGTGTACTATGGTCTGTCATTGCAGATGCTCACCTATCTGGAGGTGCTGCTTAGTGCTGCCGAAGAATGGCTTGGGGAAACGGCGATGCCGGGAGGAACGTTGTATTTCCATGTGCATAACCCGCTGTTGCAATCCGCAAACGGCATGACATCGGAGCAGGCAGGACAAGAACTGCTGAAACGGTTCAAAATGAAAGGTTTGCTGCTGGCGGATCGGGACGCAATCGCTCAAATGGATAACACCCTGGATAAGGGGTATTCAGCGATTATTCCAGTTGCCCTTAAGGCGGACGGAAGCTTTTATAGCAGCGCCGCTGTAGCTACGCCAGAGCAATGGGATACGCTGCTTGCTTCGGTTCGCAGTAATATCCGTCAGATTGGTACCCGGATTACGGATGGGGATGTGGCTATTGAGCCTTATCGCATTCAGCAGGAAGTGGCGTGTACGTTCTGTCCGTATAAGCCTGTTTGTCAGTTTGATGAGAATATAGAAGGAAATGAGTATAATCTGTTGTCCAAACCGGGCAAACAGCAAATCTGGGATATGTTATCTCACAACAAGGGAGGGGAAACATCATGA
- a CDS encoding NUDIX domain-containing protein: protein MMNKKEISAGGVVYRTGEDGRLQIQLIVDRYGKTTLAKGKMEDGETIEQTALREILEETGMVGRIVEPVDIIAYTYQHADFGPVDKEVHYYLVEAESGDLQPQIEEIKGVDWYAPEEAWSLQQQSGYDNNDDILRVALNKLGINV, encoded by the coding sequence ATGATGAACAAAAAAGAAATTTCAGCAGGCGGAGTTGTTTATAGAACAGGGGAAGACGGACGTCTTCAAATTCAGCTTATCGTAGATCGTTATGGTAAAACAACTCTCGCCAAGGGCAAAATGGAAGATGGAGAAACAATCGAACAGACGGCACTGCGCGAGATTTTGGAAGAGACAGGTATGGTGGGTCGCATTGTAGAGCCGGTTGATATCATTGCTTACACGTACCAACATGCAGACTTTGGTCCGGTGGACAAGGAAGTTCATTATTATCTCGTTGAAGCCGAGAGTGGTGATCTACAGCCTCAGATTGAAGAAATCAAGGGTGTGGATTGGTATGCTCCGGAAGAAGCATGGTCCTTACAGCAGCAGAGCGGATATGATAATAACGATGATATCTTGCGTGTAGCCCTGAACAAGTTAGGCATTAACGTATAA
- a CDS encoding class I SAM-dependent rRNA methyltransferase translates to MPSVTLERSRKKRLEHAHPWIFNNEIASVDGNPEPGDLVNVLNHQGRYLATGYYNLASQITVRVVSYQPLESEQMDTAFFAARFRDCLRHRERFIQDGEAYRLVYGEADFLPGLIVDRFGSVLVVQLLTLGMDHCREAIVQALIEVMQPEGIYERSDVSIRELEGLEQTKGPLYGECPRHVTVTENGLLIKVDIVEGQKTGYFFDQRENRAAIEPLMKGWGYKSGITLQTTEQDGTEQLLPVNKSGKVVTFPYWDGATVLECFSHTGSFTLNACKYGAKKVTCLDISEHAIESARTNVELNGFTDRVEFVVADAFQYLREQVKGLDERTVRARAGEQKVDTSKALAAGGKTFDVVILDPPAFAKTKSAVKGACRGYKDINLQGMKLVNEGGYLVTASCSYHMRPDLFLDTIADAAEDAGKVLRLIDWKAAGKDHPQILGVDEGHYLKFAIFEVRSKKN, encoded by the coding sequence TTGCCATCAGTTACACTCGAACGCAGTCGCAAAAAGCGGCTAGAACATGCACATCCATGGATATTTAACAATGAAATTGCCTCTGTTGACGGAAACCCGGAGCCGGGAGATCTGGTCAATGTATTGAATCATCAAGGTCGCTATCTGGCGACAGGATATTACAATCTCGCATCTCAGATCACGGTAAGAGTTGTATCTTATCAACCGCTGGAGTCCGAACAGATGGATACGGCGTTCTTTGCAGCGCGTTTCCGCGATTGCTTGCGTCATCGGGAACGTTTTATCCAGGATGGAGAGGCATACCGCCTCGTTTATGGCGAAGCAGATTTTCTGCCAGGATTGATCGTTGATCGATTTGGCAGCGTCCTCGTTGTACAGTTGCTTACACTTGGCATGGATCATTGCCGTGAAGCCATCGTACAGGCACTCATTGAAGTAATGCAGCCAGAAGGCATATATGAGCGCAGTGATGTCTCAATTCGTGAACTGGAAGGTTTGGAGCAGACCAAGGGTCCACTGTACGGAGAGTGCCCACGACATGTCACCGTTACAGAAAATGGACTACTCATTAAAGTGGATATCGTGGAAGGACAGAAGACAGGTTACTTCTTCGACCAACGCGAGAATCGTGCAGCCATCGAACCGCTCATGAAGGGTTGGGGCTACAAGAGTGGAATCACACTACAAACGACTGAGCAGGATGGCACAGAGCAGCTCTTGCCTGTGAATAAAAGCGGTAAAGTAGTTACATTCCCTTATTGGGATGGTGCCACTGTGCTGGAGTGCTTCTCACACACAGGCAGTTTCACGTTGAATGCTTGCAAGTATGGAGCCAAAAAAGTGACTTGTCTTGATATTTCGGAGCATGCCATTGAGAGTGCACGAACAAATGTGGAGCTGAACGGTTTTACCGACCGTGTTGAGTTCGTAGTTGCTGATGCATTCCAGTACTTGCGTGAACAAGTGAAAGGGCTGGATGAACGTACCGTACGTGCACGTGCAGGCGAACAGAAAGTAGATACATCCAAAGCGCTGGCAGCTGGCGGTAAAACATTTGATGTCGTCATCCTTGATCCTCCTGCATTTGCCAAAACGAAATCAGCAGTCAAAGGTGCATGCCGTGGATATAAGGATATCAACCTGCAAGGAATGAAACTGGTTAATGAGGGCGGATATCTGGTGACAGCCAGCTGTTCGTATCACATGCGTCCTGACCTTTTCCTGGATACGATTGCGGATGCAGCGGAAGATGCAGGCAAAGTGCTGCGTCTAATTGACTGGAAGGCAGCAGGTAAGGACCACCCGCAAATTTTAGGCGTGGATGAAGGACATTACCTGAAATTTGCTATTTTCGAAGTGCGTAGTAAAAAGAATTAG